A genomic segment from Candidatus Poribacteria bacterium encodes:
- the dnaB gene encoding replicative DNA helicase, which yields MQAQAVDTLSDKEAEQAVLGAMMTEKSVIPQVINLLGHTSDAFFTTDHQLIYAAILAVYDRVSNADPLLVADELKRTDQINRAGGAGYLYELQAPIVETESTEFYADILHEKSTRRRLTQAGGQIRELAQDETIELTEILNQSQEAVFELGQNDSQRGFHSIRPLITTSIDAIEKLYHKADRFLGVPTGFMDFDHMTSGLQPGNFIIIAARPSMGKTTLVLNMAQNVALEQERPVAIFSLEMPAQDIVMRMLSAEARIDFGRLRTGNFSEDYWRPLTEGASRLAEAPILINDNRGLTVQGLRAEGRRLKGEYNDLALIIVDYLQLLRGTGRYNAREQEISEISRSLKVLAWELNVPIIACSQLSREVERRPDKQPQLSDLRESGAIEQDADIVAFLYREDYYEEEEIGDRVEANLMIKKQRNGPTGTVVLYFTKKQMRFENPN from the coding sequence ATGCAGGCACAAGCGGTTGATACTCTCTCTGACAAGGAAGCTGAACAAGCCGTACTTGGCGCGATGATGACTGAAAAGTCGGTAATTCCTCAGGTAATTAATCTACTGGGGCATACCTCTGACGCATTTTTTACGACCGACCATCAGCTTATCTACGCAGCCATCCTTGCTGTGTATGACCGCGTTAGCAATGCGGATCCGCTTCTTGTTGCCGATGAATTAAAACGGACGGATCAAATCAATCGGGCGGGGGGTGCTGGCTACCTGTATGAACTCCAAGCCCCCATTGTGGAGACGGAAAGTACGGAGTTTTATGCGGATATTTTGCATGAGAAGTCGACGCGGCGTCGGTTGACCCAAGCGGGGGGGCAGATTCGCGAACTTGCTCAAGATGAAACCATAGAACTTACAGAGATTCTCAATCAATCGCAGGAAGCCGTCTTTGAACTCGGACAAAATGACTCCCAACGCGGATTTCATTCTATCCGTCCGTTGATTACAACGAGTATAGACGCAATAGAAAAACTCTACCACAAAGCCGATCGGTTCTTAGGGGTGCCGACCGGCTTTATGGATTTTGACCACATGACATCGGGGTTGCAACCGGGTAATTTTATTATCATTGCCGCGCGACCGAGTATGGGAAAAACGACCTTAGTGCTAAATATGGCACAAAACGTCGCGCTTGAACAGGAGCGTCCAGTCGCCATCTTTAGTCTTGAGATGCCGGCACAGGATATCGTCATGCGGATGTTATCCGCGGAAGCCCGGATTGATTTTGGACGACTCCGAACCGGTAATTTCAGTGAGGATTATTGGAGACCTTTGACCGAAGGCGCGAGTCGGTTGGCTGAGGCACCCATCCTCATTAATGATAACCGTGGGCTTACCGTTCAGGGGCTACGCGCCGAGGGACGACGCCTGAAAGGCGAATACAACGATCTCGCACTCATTATCGTTGACTATCTGCAGTTGTTGAGAGGGACGGGCAGATATAATGCTCGTGAACAGGAGATTTCCGAAATCTCACGTTCCTTGAAGGTACTCGCGTGGGAACTCAATGTCCCGATTATTGCTTGCTCGCAGTTGAGCCGTGAAGTTGAACGCCGTCCGGATAAGCAACCACAGCTTTCAGATTTACGCGAATCTGGCGCAATTGAACAGGATGCTGACATCGTTGCCTTCTTGTATCGTGAAGATTATTACGAGGAAGAGGAGATCGGAGATAGGGTTGAGGCGAACCTGATGATTAAAAAACAGCGTAACGGGCCAACTGGAACAGTCGTTCTCTATTTTACTAAAAAACAGATGCGATTTGAAAATCCTAATTAA
- a CDS encoding ABC transporter permease has protein sequence MDQQSTTSETSGGFRDLIKIRLHNVLSEIGQAFTLFFQTLVQIFRPPFQFDLLIKQLLLVGFNSLAVVIVSGFFTGMVLGVQGYIQLKPYAVEGSVARFVCVSVVKELGPMITAFVLAGRIGASITAELSTMKVTEQIDALEVMGTNPVKYLVVPRFLACSMMLPTLTIYSTFAGIAGGFVAVVALFDVNGYFFLLEVQKNLFVGSVLISLIKATSFGMAIAAVGCYKGFTISTAGGAEGVGTATTGSAVISLVAILVLDFVLNHILFNILGLV, from the coding sequence ATGGATCAGCAATCCACTACAAGTGAAACCTCTGGTGGTTTCCGTGATTTGATTAAGATTCGGTTGCATAATGTGCTTTCCGAGATAGGACAAGCCTTTACGCTCTTTTTTCAAACCCTTGTTCAAATTTTCCGCCCTCCCTTTCAGTTTGATTTGTTAATTAAGCAATTATTGTTAGTCGGTTTCAATTCTCTGGCTGTCGTTATTGTCTCAGGGTTTTTCACCGGAATGGTGCTCGGTGTTCAGGGTTACATTCAACTCAAACCTTATGCGGTGGAAGGGTCAGTCGCGAGGTTTGTTTGTGTCTCAGTCGTGAAGGAACTCGGACCGATGATAACCGCATTCGTGCTTGCGGGGCGTATCGGCGCATCAATTACTGCTGAACTTTCGACGATGAAGGTTACGGAGCAAATTGATGCCCTTGAAGTAATGGGCACGAATCCAGTCAAATATTTGGTGGTGCCGCGTTTTCTCGCTTGTTCTATGATGCTGCCGACGCTTACTATCTATTCAACATTTGCGGGTATTGCTGGTGGTTTTGTTGCTGTTGTTGCCCTATTTGATGTAAATGGCTACTTTTTTCTCTTGGAAGTACAAAAAAATCTTTTTGTTGGAAGTGTTCTCATTAGTTTAATTAAAGCAACCTCTTTCGGGATGGCAATTGCTGCAGTTGGGTGCTATAAGGGGTTTACTATCTCGACAGCAGGTGGTGCTGAAGGTGTTGGCACTGCTACAACGGGTTCTGCTGTTATTTCACTTGTTGCTATTCTTGTACTGGATTTTGTCTTAAATCATATCCTCTTTAACATCCTTGGGTTGGTATAA
- a CDS encoding ABC transporter ATP-binding protein, with amino-acid sequence MISIKNVTKNFGGKNVLNGLSLEISRGETLVVMGQSGCGKSVLLKIITGLISADSGEIWFDGTEISKLKTKKMNILRRKIGMLFQSAALFDSMSVAENIAFMLDQHTDLSKQEMRKIVDEKLSLVDLEGVQDLRPAELSGGMRKRVGLARALAFEPEVIFYDEPTTGLDPVTCTEINQLIRDLHERLRVTSVVVTHDMHSAFSVATRMAMIHEGEKIADGRPDEIINIDNPILQQFILFGAPDQILNMENPILKTYLGR; translated from the coding sequence ATGATTTCGATTAAAAATGTCACCAAAAATTTTGGGGGGAAAAACGTTTTAAACGGACTGAGTCTTGAAATTTCGCGTGGTGAGACGCTCGTAGTTATGGGGCAAAGCGGGTGTGGTAAAAGTGTACTTCTCAAAATTATCACAGGGCTGATTTCTGCCGATTCCGGTGAAATCTGGTTTGATGGCACAGAAATATCAAAACTGAAAACGAAAAAAATGAATATCCTCCGTCGAAAAATCGGGATGCTGTTTCAGTCTGCCGCCCTTTTTGACTCGATGAGTGTCGCTGAAAACATCGCTTTTATGCTTGATCAACATACCGATCTTAGCAAGCAAGAGATGCGTAAGATCGTTGATGAGAAGCTCAGCCTTGTTGATTTAGAGGGAGTCCAAGACTTACGGCCAGCCGAATTAAGCGGCGGCATGCGGAAACGAGTTGGCCTTGCCCGGGCACTCGCGTTTGAACCGGAAGTTATTTTTTACGATGAACCCACAACAGGACTGGATCCGGTTACCTGCACTGAGATCAATCAACTTATCAGAGACCTCCACGAAAGGCTGCGAGTCACTTCCGTCGTGGTAACGCATGATATGCACAGTGCTTTCAGTGTTGCTACACGGATGGCTATGATTCATGAAGGTGAAAAGATTGCAGACGGAAGGCCAGATGAGATCATCAACATCGACAATCCCATTTTGCAACAGTTCATCCTATTTGGAGCACCAGACCAGATTCTCAACATGGAAAATCCCATTTTGAAAACATATTTGGGGAGATAG
- a CDS encoding MlaD family protein → MNFWTASVKVGVMILIAIVFLTILLTNAENWPWAAAGDELTFQFRSVNGLYVGAGVYLSGVRIGKVTAIELRPETDNVYIKAKVENGFEWLREDCGARISMNGFVGEIYIALDNGPIGNPLLKPANLPIVGKDPVNALELLEQTSAGMTQAIELTSAANEVLQANQEAIQLAIKEIREVVAITGKTIEKLSADSEETVRTLTQLALENDKRFQETLVKVNNLLTQLEGDSLMVSSHVSDITREVLRLLNQNSPKLNTIFTDVRATTSEFRQIAQNFRMDFNTLAAQVSALVSQSSEAIKTGEANIEPILENLRTTTAAVASLEANVSRLLDTLNEGDGTVSQLLNTSEPLEDVQRTLQDFGQAMNAVTELSQRTEKRLQTFELPQVRWDYELRYLSLEERLYNELAFSLFQRPNARYRFGVGIRDEKARFELQYEHDVTDFLGARAGIMRAKVGAGLDLWLWSRRFGISVEGVGLTSREPELNTEVAFRFFRYGQFLVGAENLTGERRWTTGFRFFTGEW, encoded by the coding sequence ATGAACTTCTGGACCGCGTCCGTAAAAGTCGGTGTAATGATTCTAATAGCGATCGTCTTTTTGACAATCCTTCTTACAAATGCTGAGAATTGGCCGTGGGCGGCTGCTGGCGACGAATTGACTTTTCAATTTCGGTCCGTTAATGGACTCTATGTCGGTGCCGGTGTTTACCTATCTGGTGTTCGGATTGGCAAAGTGACCGCCATTGAACTCCGTCCTGAAACTGATAATGTTTACATCAAGGCGAAAGTCGAAAACGGATTTGAATGGTTAAGAGAAGACTGTGGTGCCAGAATTTCTATGAACGGGTTCGTCGGTGAGATTTATATTGCGCTTGATAATGGACCCATCGGGAACCCGCTTTTAAAACCGGCGAATCTACCGATTGTCGGAAAAGACCCGGTTAATGCTCTGGAACTTCTTGAACAGACAAGTGCCGGTATGACACAAGCGATTGAACTTACAAGTGCTGCGAATGAGGTGCTTCAAGCAAATCAAGAAGCAATTCAGCTCGCCATCAAAGAAATTCGGGAAGTTGTTGCGATCACTGGCAAAACTATTGAAAAATTAAGTGCTGATTCTGAGGAAACAGTGCGGACCTTGACACAACTCGCTTTAGAAAATGATAAGCGTTTTCAGGAGACGCTCGTAAAGGTGAACAACCTGCTCACGCAGCTTGAAGGCGATTCTCTCATGGTCAGCAGCCACGTGTCTGACATTACACGTGAGGTCTTGCGCTTGCTCAATCAGAATTCGCCGAAACTCAATACTATTTTTACTGATGTCCGAGCAACGACATCAGAATTCCGACAGATAGCCCAGAATTTTCGGATGGATTTCAACACGTTAGCTGCTCAAGTTTCCGCCCTCGTTTCGCAAAGTAGCGAGGCTATTAAAACGGGGGAAGCCAACATTGAACCAATCTTAGAAAATCTACGGACAACAACAGCCGCAGTCGCCTCATTGGAGGCAAACGTCAGTCGTCTCCTTGACACACTGAACGAAGGAGATGGCACCGTTTCACAACTCCTAAATACATCGGAGCCGCTTGAAGATGTCCAGCGCACCTTGCAAGATTTCGGTCAAGCGATGAACGCAGTAACAGAACTCTCTCAACGAACCGAAAAACGATTACAGACGTTTGAACTACCACAAGTCAGATGGGATTACGAACTCCGCTATTTAAGTCTTGAAGAGCGACTCTATAACGAATTGGCATTTTCACTCTTCCAGCGCCCCAATGCTCGGTATAGGTTCGGGGTGGGTATTCGGGACGAGAAGGCTCGGTTTGAACTTCAGTATGAACACGATGTGACCGATTTTCTCGGCGCACGTGCTGGAATCATGCGTGCTAAAGTCGGTGCTGGATTGGATTTGTGGTTGTGGTCCCGACGCTTCGGTATCAGCGTGGAAGGCGTGGGATTGACGAGTAGGGAACCGGAACTGAACACAGAAGTGGCATTCCGGTTTTTCCGATACGGGCAATTCCTTGTTGGTGCTGAAAATTTGACCGGTGAACGGCGGTGGACAACAGGATTCCGTTTTTTTACAGGTGAGTGGTAG
- the radA gene encoding DNA repair protein RadA: MAREKRKFVCQECGYITPKTLGRCPSCRSWQSFAEEIETLDTPSKHRGIGQAARGPEPISKVTASDVERHLTQMLEFDRVLGGGIVPGSVVLIGGDPGIGKSTLLLQAGDALSRNYGDVLYVSGEESVSQTKLRANRLGVVSDRLYVLCENNLEQIQKYIEEREPKVVIVDSIQTVYLSNIPSAPGSVTQIRECAGHLLICAKNRNIPVFLVGHVTKEGALAGPRVLEHMVDTVLYFEGEQHHIYRILRAIKNRFGSTNELGIFEMQSTGLADVMNPSELFLSNRDEEVSGSVVVSSMEGTRPLLMEVQALVVPTHHGNPRNTAAGVDRHRIALLIAVLNKRVGIDVGDADVFVNITGGLRVDEPGIDLGVLMAICSSHRDIPVDRHTAVIGEVGLGGEIRPVTHVERRIREAAKLGFKRVIFPEYNRKGLEIDEDIELVGVSDVYDSLSTLL, translated from the coding sequence ATGGCACGAGAGAAACGTAAATTTGTCTGTCAAGAATGTGGATATATAACACCAAAAACACTCGGACGGTGTCCGAGTTGTAGAAGTTGGCAAAGTTTTGCCGAAGAGATAGAGACGCTTGACACGCCCTCAAAACATCGCGGGATCGGACAAGCCGCTCGTGGTCCTGAACCTATCTCGAAAGTTACAGCGAGCGACGTAGAACGACATTTAACTCAGATGTTAGAGTTTGACAGGGTACTCGGCGGCGGAATCGTGCCGGGTTCTGTGGTACTCATTGGTGGTGATCCGGGAATAGGTAAGTCTACACTGTTGCTTCAAGCGGGTGACGCGTTGAGTCGGAACTATGGAGATGTACTTTACGTTTCTGGTGAAGAATCTGTTAGCCAGACGAAACTCCGAGCAAATCGGCTCGGTGTCGTGTCTGATAGGCTTTATGTATTGTGTGAAAACAATTTGGAGCAGATTCAAAAATATATTGAAGAACGGGAACCGAAGGTTGTCATCGTAGATTCTATTCAGACGGTTTATTTATCGAATATTCCGTCTGCCCCGGGAAGCGTTACGCAGATTCGTGAGTGTGCTGGCCATCTCTTGATTTGTGCGAAAAATCGGAATATTCCAGTATTTCTGGTTGGGCATGTAACAAAAGAAGGCGCGCTCGCTGGTCCTCGGGTCTTGGAACACATGGTGGATACCGTCCTCTATTTTGAGGGCGAGCAGCATCACATCTATCGTATCCTCCGAGCGATTAAAAATCGATTCGGTTCGACGAACGAGCTGGGTATCTTTGAGATGCAGAGCACGGGCCTCGCGGATGTGATGAATCCATCAGAGCTTTTTCTAAGCAATAGAGACGAAGAAGTTTCAGGTTCTGTCGTCGTTTCAAGCATGGAGGGGACCCGTCCATTGCTCATGGAGGTACAGGCACTCGTTGTGCCTACCCATCACGGCAATCCTCGTAATACGGCAGCTGGCGTGGATCGGCATCGGATTGCTTTACTCATTGCTGTACTTAACAAACGCGTGGGGATTGATGTAGGTGATGCTGATGTCTTTGTTAACATTACGGGTGGCTTACGCGTTGATGAACCCGGCATTGATCTCGGGGTCCTGATGGCGATATGCTCAAGCCATCGCGATATTCCTGTGGACAGGCACACTGCTGTGATTGGAGAGGTTGGACTTGGGGGTGAGATTCGACCCGTGACGCATGTTGAGCGACGAATTCGGGAAGCCGCAAAATTGGGGTTCAAACGCGTGATCTTTCCTGAATACAACCGTAAAGGTTTGGAAATTGATGAGGATATTGAACTTGTGGGTGTTAGTGACGTATATGACAGTTTAAGTACTTTATTGTAA
- a CDS encoding PIN domain-containing protein yields MKIWGIRLFFIIASVGTCYIVYGELFAVIAGLIVALFLVGAEFCLHIPNVRSIITALMGLFIGLLISFAVLSFLPQSDGNLKIVVVLSLGYIGMMSGYHFSTTLDLTQFLPSKAPARSGESRATQIASNFKILDTSVIIDGRILEICQTKFIEGTLVIPRFVLNELQHIADSTEPLRRNKGRRGFDILRALQTNPAIEVEISEEEVPHLPEVDAKLVHLAQKRGATIITNDLNLNKVAELQSVKVLNINELSNAVRPVVIAGEAIQVLLLKEGKEPNQGVGYLDDGTMVIVEDGKPYIGSTLNVEVTQMLRTSAGQMIFTRIKEHEVDIDEQQGMHPYSRSW; encoded by the coding sequence ATGAAAATTTGGGGTATTCGTCTTTTTTTTATAATTGCAAGTGTCGGAACTTGCTATATCGTTTACGGTGAGTTGTTCGCTGTAATTGCAGGACTTATTGTGGCACTTTTCCTTGTTGGAGCAGAATTTTGCCTACATATACCCAATGTACGGAGCATTATCACGGCATTAATGGGACTCTTTATAGGTTTATTAATTTCTTTTGCTGTGCTATCTTTTCTGCCACAATCTGATGGTAATCTAAAGATAGTGGTTGTTCTCAGCCTAGGTTACATCGGTATGATGAGTGGGTATCATTTCTCTACGACGCTGGATCTAACCCAATTTCTGCCGTCAAAGGCACCTGCTCGATCTGGTGAATCACGCGCAACTCAAATCGCAAGTAACTTCAAAATTTTAGACACAAGTGTTATCATTGATGGCAGAATCCTTGAAATCTGTCAGACGAAATTTATTGAAGGCACACTTGTGATTCCGCGATTTGTTCTCAATGAGTTGCAACATATTGCTGATTCAACGGAACCGCTTCGTAGAAATAAGGGACGGCGTGGTTTTGATATCCTCCGCGCGCTTCAGACCAATCCTGCGATTGAAGTTGAAATCTCTGAGGAAGAGGTGCCGCATCTGCCAGAAGTGGATGCGAAGTTAGTTCATCTCGCTCAGAAGCGAGGCGCGACGATTATCACAAACGATTTAAATCTCAACAAAGTTGCCGAATTGCAGAGTGTAAAGGTTCTCAATATCAATGAGTTATCAAATGCCGTCCGTCCTGTCGTCATTGCCGGTGAAGCGATCCAGGTGCTTCTCCTTAAAGAGGGGAAGGAACCGAATCAAGGCGTTGGTTACCTTGACGATGGAACAATGGTCATCGTTGAAGACGGAAAGCCGTACATTGGGAGTACGCTTAACGTTGAGGTTACGCAGATGCTACGGACGAGTGCGGGGCAAATGATTTTCACGCGAATCAAAGAACATGAAGTGGACATTGATGAACAGCAAGGTATGCACCCTTATTCCCGCAGCTGGTAA
- the ispD gene encoding 2-C-methyl-D-erythritol 4-phosphate cytidylyltransferase, with protein MNSKVCTLIPAAGKGSRMAHSVKKPYLEVARKPILAHTIQRFEENSAVDAILVIVDRADFSECDANVLRPYAFKKVQKLVEGGETRQISVYNGIRALSADVDFVIVHDGVRPFVTDEVIFACLAAADECGAAVAAVPVKDTIKIANRDRFIVETPAREQLWAVQTPQVFRKSLLEEAHQAAETRQLTATDDASLVEQLGFPVKLVKGSYANLKITTPVDLQIAEVLLSDATLW; from the coding sequence ATGAACAGCAAGGTATGCACCCTTATTCCCGCAGCTGGTAAAGGGAGCCGGATGGCGCATTCCGTTAAAAAGCCTTACTTAGAAGTGGCGCGAAAACCGATTTTGGCGCATACGATTCAGCGGTTTGAGGAAAATAGTGCTGTAGATGCAATTTTGGTCATTGTTGACCGAGCCGATTTTAGCGAGTGTGATGCCAACGTGTTACGTCCATACGCTTTTAAGAAGGTGCAGAAACTTGTTGAGGGAGGGGAGACCCGACAGATATCTGTCTACAACGGTATACGCGCTTTGTCGGCGGATGTTGATTTTGTGATTGTCCATGATGGTGTGCGTCCTTTTGTGACAGATGAAGTCATTTTTGCATGTCTCGCCGCGGCTGATGAGTGTGGTGCGGCAGTTGCTGCTGTTCCAGTCAAGGACACAATCAAGATCGCTAACAGGGACAGGTTCATTGTTGAAACACCGGCACGTGAGCAGCTTTGGGCGGTGCAAACACCGCAGGTCTTTCGGAAATCTCTTTTGGAGGAGGCGCATCAAGCAGCGGAAACGAGGCAGCTCACGGCAACCGATGATGCCTCTCTTGTCGAACAACTCGGCTTTCCTGTCAAATTGGTGAAGGGAAGTTACGCGAATTTGAAGATAACTACGCCTGTTGATTTACAGATTGCTGAAGTATTACTCTCGGATGCCACGCTTTGGTAG
- the ispF gene encoding 2-C-methyl-D-erythritol 2,4-cyclodiphosphate synthase: MRIGIGYDVHRLVPDRRLILGGVEITYHLGLLGHSDADVLTHAIVDAILGAAALGDIGTHFPDTDDRYQGINSLIFLSDVATKVEQCGYQIENVDSTVIAQSPKLAPYISEMRAKLAETLNIDIAQVNVKATTAEELGVVGEGNAIVAHAIASLSRL; the protein is encoded by the coding sequence ATGCGAATAGGTATTGGGTACGACGTTCATCGATTAGTCCCTGATAGGAGATTGATTTTGGGCGGCGTTGAGATCACGTATCATTTGGGATTGTTGGGACATTCAGATGCGGATGTTCTAACACACGCAATTGTGGATGCAATTTTAGGCGCAGCCGCCCTCGGTGATATTGGAACACATTTTCCGGATACGGATGATCGTTATCAAGGAATCAACAGCCTTATTTTTCTCAGTGATGTTGCTACGAAAGTGGAACAGTGTGGCTACCAAATTGAGAATGTGGATAGTACAGTTATCGCACAGTCCCCGAAATTGGCTCCTTACATTTCGGAGATGCGCGCGAAACTTGCAGAAACGCTTAATATTGACATAGCGCAGGTAAACGTTAAGGCGACCACAGCCGAAGAATTAGGCGTTGTTGGCGAAGGAAACGCGATTGTCGCTCACGCTATCGCGTCCCTTTCCCGGCTATAA
- the cysS gene encoding cysteine--tRNA ligase translates to MKIYNSMSRQLEDFVPLNSEQVSIYSCGPTVYDYIHMGNARTALVTDIIRRYLVYRGYNVKLVQNLTDIDDKIINRAAELGVSAKQLAYENGEAFFEDSQRLGIHPADVHPKATEHIPEMISLIQTLLDKGAAYVIDGSVYYRVNQFAEYGKLSHRKPEDLLAGARVEIDERKEDPRDFDMWKAAKPGEPSWESPWGRGRPGWHIECSAMAMKHLGETIDIHAGGEDLLFPHHENEIAQSELATGCTFARYWIHVAFLKIDGKRMGKSEQNFILLRDALDNYPTEVIRHFLISAHYRHPLDYNPESLMKSEGALRRLNNCLDALKKYDGQFEANGTETSSLQDAVQTMQSQFTDAMDTDFNTAQALGAIFTLVSEVNRSLSASNKADAPALAQAYQVLTETCEMLGIYNLDAQDSGNVEQRDQLVDLLLEIRQDARSRKDWDTSDKIRDRLKELNIEIQDTREGATWKIVS, encoded by the coding sequence ATGAAAATCTATAACTCAATGAGCCGACAGTTGGAAGATTTTGTGCCCCTAAACTCGGAACAAGTGTCAATTTACAGTTGCGGCCCGACTGTTTACGATTACATTCACATGGGCAACGCACGCACCGCTTTGGTGACAGATATTATTCGACGCTATCTGGTATATAGGGGATACAATGTCAAACTGGTTCAAAATTTGACAGATATTGATGATAAGATTATCAATCGTGCGGCAGAGTTAGGGGTCAGTGCAAAGCAGCTTGCATACGAGAACGGCGAAGCGTTCTTTGAAGACTCGCAACGTCTCGGTATCCACCCTGCAGATGTCCACCCGAAAGCGACTGAACACATCCCTGAGATGATCAGTTTAATTCAGACGCTGCTTGACAAGGGCGCGGCTTATGTCATTGATGGAAGTGTTTACTATCGCGTGAATCAGTTTGCTGAGTACGGGAAACTTTCCCATCGAAAACCGGAAGATTTACTGGCGGGAGCACGGGTTGAAATTGATGAGCGGAAAGAGGATCCGCGTGATTTTGATATGTGGAAAGCCGCTAAGCCGGGTGAACCTTCTTGGGAGAGTCCATGGGGTAGGGGCAGACCCGGATGGCATATAGAATGTTCCGCTATGGCGATGAAGCATCTCGGTGAAACGATTGATATTCACGCAGGTGGGGAAGACTTGCTGTTCCCACACCATGAAAATGAGATCGCACAGAGTGAATTAGCCACCGGATGCACTTTCGCTCGTTACTGGATACATGTCGCTTTTCTAAAGATTGATGGCAAACGGATGGGCAAATCGGAACAGAACTTTATTCTCCTCCGAGACGCGCTTGACAATTACCCCACCGAAGTGATTCGCCATTTTCTTATTTCAGCGCACTATCGACATCCGCTTGACTACAATCCAGAGAGCTTGATGAAATCGGAAGGCGCGCTTAGGCGTTTGAACAATTGTTTGGACGCTTTAAAAAAATACGATGGGCAATTTGAAGCGAATGGAACAGAAACCTCATCTCTTCAGGACGCAGTCCAGACGATGCAATCGCAGTTTACCGATGCGATGGATACAGACTTCAACACTGCACAGGCACTCGGGGCTATTTTCACCCTCGTCAGTGAAGTCAACAGATCACTCAGTGCTTCCAATAAAGCAGATGCCCCCGCGCTCGCGCAAGCGTATCAGGTATTGACCGAAACTTGTGAAATGCTCGGGATTTACAATTTGGATGCCCAAGATAGTGGGAATGTGGAGCAACGCGACCAACTCGTTGATCTCCTCTTGGAAATAAGGCAGGATGCTCGAAGCCGTAAAGATTGGGACACATCCGACAAGATTCGAGACAGGCTTAAAGAACTCAACATTGAAATTCAGGACACCCGTGAGGGTGCCACTTGGAAAATTGTGTCGTAA
- the dprA gene encoding DNA-processing protein DprA — MLSNETISLIHLNLIQGVGLKTVQILRDVFGSAERALQATPDELKKNNQLSSTVCDLLTHKPVLYPIERELELIHKYGCQVITLYDAAYPPHLKQIDTPPLVLYVKGELVPEDALSISFVGSRNAKDYGRKVSYRLSYQIAQRGLTVVSGFAKGIDTSAHRGAFEAGGRTIAVMGNGLSLIYPATNKDLAEKITESGALISEFPMGAKPKPRNFPRRNRIISGLTLGTVVVEASNRSGALITARLAGEQGREVFAVPGEIFSELSTGTHKLINNGAKLINTVDDLLNELPPYVLSQVQSETSPVPDMETEPTQEASVEKRAVEPVPSQASPEAQQPVPTPPPPDLTPDEKTIFDAIEVPSSHIDTIVRTTQLPISQVSSVLLMLELKGVVQQLPGKQFTKSNQ, encoded by the coding sequence ATGCTGTCTAACGAGACGATTAGTCTAATTCATTTAAATCTGATTCAAGGTGTCGGACTAAAAACCGTTCAAATCTTGCGCGACGTTTTTGGTAGCGCAGAACGTGCACTTCAGGCGACACCGGACGAACTAAAAAAGAACAATCAGCTTTCGTCGACGGTATGTGATCTCTTAACTCACAAACCCGTTTTGTATCCTATAGAACGTGAACTTGAGTTGATACACAAATACGGTTGTCAGGTTATAACGCTCTATGATGCTGCCTATCCACCCCACTTGAAGCAGATTGATACCCCACCGCTTGTGTTGTATGTCAAAGGGGAACTGGTGCCAGAAGACGCACTTAGTATTTCCTTCGTCGGTTCCCGAAATGCAAAGGACTATGGGCGAAAGGTGAGTTACCGCTTGAGTTACCAGATCGCGCAGCGCGGCTTAACGGTGGTTAGTGGATTTGCCAAAGGTATTGATACCTCAGCGCATCGCGGCGCATTTGAAGCGGGTGGTAGAACAATCGCGGTGATGGGAAACGGGTTGAGCCTTATCTATCCTGCAACGAATAAGGACCTTGCTGAGAAAATTACAGAATCTGGAGCGTTGATTTCTGAATTCCCCATGGGTGCCAAACCAAAACCGAGGAATTTTCCACGTCGTAACCGCATCATTAGCGGTTTGACACTCGGAACTGTTGTCGTAGAGGCATCAAACCGTAGTGGTGCCTTGATTACCGCACGCCTCGCAGGCGAACAAGGCAGAGAAGTCTTTGCTGTACCCGGGGAAATCTTTTCAGAACTCTCAACCGGCACGCACAAATTGATTAATAACGGCGCGAAACTTATCAACACCGTGGACGATCTACTCAATGAACTCCCGCCGTATGTATTAAGTCAGGTACAGTCCGAGACATCACCCGTGCCGGATATGGAGACGGAACCTACGCAAGAGGCATCTGTTGAGAAGCGTGCTGTGGAACCTGTCCCATCACAAGCTTCCCCTGAAGCGCAGCAACCTGTTCCTACGCCTCCTCCACCGGATTTAACCCCAGATGAAAAGACGATTTTTGATGCTATTGAAGTGCCGTCCTCACATATTGATACCATCGTTCGGACCACACAACTACCGATTAGTCAGGTTTCAAGTGTGCTTTTGATGCTTGAGCTTAAGGGAGTCGTTCAGCAGTTGCCGGGGAAACAATTTACTAAGTCTAATCAATAA